One genomic region from Candidatus Aegiribacteria sp. encodes:
- a CDS encoding elongation factor G, which yields MKNYTPDKLRTVVVIGHGSVGKTSLCDSILFVGGGVERMGKVDNGTSQFDFTNESRERKHSLSSSLGILDWKDHKINIIDSPGLADFHGATIGSIVVADGVVLVVDGTDGVEVGTLKTWDFAANNNKPLIFWVNRVDRDSTDFERIVSDIRKNLAKNVVPITFPARENDVLIAIVNVLTGKAVNVEGKDIPVPDSAKDNLEMYRMQLVEAAAETDETLMESFFENETLTSEEMNSGLMKAARTRNFFPLFCGLSIPPTGQNFLLDSIPTFIPSPLEAFPVTAEDGGKKVEIAPDPSAPFLARVFNSTVDTHMGEIVYIRVMSGGISGTEDVTNTTRNTSERMGNYYFMSGGKRIDTDRLVTGDIAAIAKLKNTSPNDTLAGKGSHIILDPITFPEPVYRVGIAPKKRGDEDKMGSGLSRLAAQDPTLILRNESDIGQTTLSGMGDLHLKVMLSRLKDNTGVETETFKPRIAYHETISKTAEGSYKHKKQTGGRGQYGHVFIKLEPLPRGKGFVFESKVVGGNVPTNFIPAVEKGVVEAMKNGPISNSKVVDIKAVVFDGSYHPVDSSDMAFKLAARKCFKNVMMNAGPSLLEPVVSLEVTVPEEFMGDVMSDLTSRRGRIQGIEAEGAFQVIKASIPESELFQYSNTLKSLTQARGSFSQSYEGYKPVPREIQESIMAKVETDDE from the coding sequence TTGAAGAATTATACACCTGACAAGCTCAGAACAGTTGTAGTTATTGGCCATGGATCTGTGGGAAAAACCAGCCTGTGCGATTCAATACTCTTCGTTGGCGGAGGCGTGGAACGGATGGGAAAGGTTGACAATGGCACCAGTCAGTTCGATTTCACCAATGAAAGCCGCGAAAGGAAGCACAGCCTTTCCTCTTCCCTTGGTATACTCGACTGGAAAGACCACAAGATCAATATCATCGATTCACCGGGGCTGGCGGATTTTCATGGCGCTACAATCGGCAGCATAGTCGTTGCGGACGGCGTTGTACTTGTTGTTGACGGTACGGATGGAGTTGAAGTCGGAACACTGAAAACATGGGATTTCGCAGCCAATAACAACAAGCCTCTCATCTTCTGGGTTAACCGTGTTGACAGAGACAGTACCGATTTCGAGAGAATCGTCTCCGATATCAGGAAAAACCTTGCGAAGAATGTAGTTCCGATAACATTCCCCGCACGGGAGAACGATGTTCTTATAGCAATAGTCAACGTACTCACGGGTAAAGCCGTTAACGTTGAAGGCAAGGATATCCCTGTCCCTGATTCTGCAAAGGATAACCTTGAAATGTACAGAATGCAGCTTGTTGAAGCAGCTGCTGAAACAGATGAAACTCTTATGGAATCTTTTTTTGAGAATGAGACTCTGACATCCGAGGAAATGAATTCCGGACTCATGAAAGCCGCCCGAACAAGGAATTTCTTCCCTCTTTTCTGTGGTCTTTCTATCCCGCCGACCGGGCAGAATTTCCTTCTTGACAGTATACCGACATTCATCCCTTCCCCACTTGAGGCCTTTCCTGTCACCGCTGAGGATGGCGGTAAAAAAGTTGAGATAGCACCTGATCCATCCGCTCCATTCCTGGCAAGGGTTTTCAACAGCACGGTTGATACTCACATGGGTGAGATAGTCTATATAAGAGTTATGAGTGGTGGAATCAGCGGTACGGAGGATGTGACGAATACAACCAGAAACACATCCGAGCGTATGGGCAATTACTACTTCATGAGCGGCGGTAAAAGAATTGATACAGACAGGCTTGTAACAGGTGACATTGCAGCCATCGCAAAGCTGAAGAACACATCACCAAACGATACACTGGCAGGGAAGGGAAGTCATATCATATTGGATCCCATTACTTTTCCTGAACCTGTATACAGAGTCGGAATTGCTCCGAAGAAGCGGGGTGACGAGGACAAGATGGGTTCCGGACTCTCAAGACTCGCGGCTCAGGACCCTACTCTGATTCTCAGAAATGAGTCGGATATCGGACAGACAACTCTGTCAGGTATGGGTGATCTGCATCTGAAGGTAATGCTGAGCAGACTTAAGGATAACACAGGTGTGGAAACGGAAACATTCAAGCCAAGAATTGCTTACCACGAGACTATCAGCAAAACGGCGGAGGGATCCTACAAACACAAGAAACAGACCGGTGGACGGGGTCAGTATGGTCACGTATTCATCAAACTTGAACCGCTTCCACGCGGTAAAGGATTTGTATTTGAGAGTAAAGTAGTCGGGGGCAATGTGCCCACCAACTTCATTCCTGCCGTGGAAAAAGGTGTTGTGGAAGCAATGAAGAATGGTCCTATTTCAAACAGCAAAGTGGTGGATATCAAAGCAGTTGTGTTTGATGGATCCTATCATCCTGTAGATTCTTCGGATATGGCGTTCAAACTTGCTGCAAGAAAGTGTTTCAAAAACGTAATGATGAATGCCGGACCAAGTCTTCTTGAACCTGTTGTAAGCCTTGAAGTTACTGTTCCCGAAGAATTCATGGGTGATGTCATGAGCGACCTGACAAGCAGAAGAGGACGAATTCAGGGAATAGAAGCCGAGGGCGCTTTTCAGGTTATCAAAGCATCCATTCCGGAATCAGAGCTCTTCCAGTACTCAAATACTCTTAAATCTCTTACTCAGGCCAGAGGCAGTTTCAGCCAGAGTTACGAGGGTTACAAACCGGTTCCGAGAGAAATACAGGAAAGCATTATGGCAAAGGTTGAAACCGATGATGAGTGA